The genomic segment GCTCGACCCACGGCTACGACATCGTCGACCACACCCAGCTCAATCCAGAGCTCGGCGGCGAACAGGGTTTCGCCCGCCTCAGCGCCGCGCTGAAACAGCACGACATCGGCCTGATCCTCGACTTCGTCCCCAACCATGTCGGCGTACACTATGCCGACAATCCGTGGTGGCTCGACGTGCTCGAATGGGGCCCGGCCTCGCCGCACGCCGCATCGTTCGACATCGATTGGGAGATGCTGCCGTTCCGCGCCCGCGGCGGCGTGCTGCTGCCGATCATCGGCTCGTCCTACGGCAAGACGCTGGAAGCCGGCGAGATCGAGCTGCGCTATGACGCCGCCGAGGGCAGCTTCTCGGCGTGGTACTACGAACACCGGCTGCCGATCGCGCCGCAGCGCTACAGCGAGATCCTGCGCACCATCGTGCGCGAGGCCGGCGCGGAGAACAGCGACGCGGGTCGCGCGATCCTCGACCTCGCCGCGCGCTACACCGGGCTGGGCCATCCGTCGCGAAAGGAAGCACCCGAGTTCAAGGCGGCGCTGCAAGCGATCCCCGGCGCCGCCGAGGTGATCGCTCGCGGGCTCGACGCCTATCGGGCCGGCGAAGGCCGCGCCACGCAGATCCAGGCGCTGCACAATCTGCTGGAGCGCCAGCACTACAAACTCGGCCATTGGCAACTGGCATCGAGCGAGATCAACTACCGCCGCTTCTTCGACGTCAACACCCTCGCCGGCTTGCGGGTCGAGGACGCCGGCACGTTCGAGGCGATCCACAGCCGGGTCAAGAAGCTGCTGGCCGACGGCCAGTTGCAGGGCCTGCGCCTCGATCACATCGATGGCCTGCGCGATCCGGCGCAGTATTTCCAGCGGCTGCGCCGGCTGGCCCGCGACGCGCAGGGCGCGGGTGCTCCGCCGCTCTACACGGTAATCGAGAAGATCCTCGGCGAAGGCGAAGCGCTGCACCGCTTCGCCGGCGTCCACGGCACCACCGGCTATGAATGGCTCAACGTCATCACCCGCGTGCTGCTCGACGGCCGCGGCCTGAAGCCGCTGGACGAAACCTGGCGGCAGGCCAGCAACCTGTCGCCCGCATTCGATCCGGTGCTCAAGGCCGCCAAGCGCCGCGTGCTGGAAACGCTTCTGCTCAGCGAATTCACCGTGCTGACCCGGCTGCTGGCACGGATCGCCTCCGGCCACTACTCGACCCGGGATTTTTCCGCCGACAATCTGCGGCAGGTGTTCGAGCTCTATGTGCTGCACTTCCCGGTGTATCGCACCTACCTGACCGGCAACAGCCCGACGCAGCTCGACCGCAAGCTGATCGAAGACACCATCGCCAAGGCGCGGGCGGACTGGTTCGGCGCCGACGACGGCATCTTCGAATTCCTCAAGGACGTGCTGACGATGGACCTGGTGAAGCCGGGCCGCGCGCTGCATTCCAAGCCGCGGGTCCGCCGGTTCGCGCTGAAGGTCCAGCAGTTCACCGGGCCGACCATGGCCAAGTCGCTCGAGGACACCGCGTTCTATCGCTATCACCGGCTGCTCGCGCTCAATGAAGTCGGCGGCGATCCGGCCGCGCCGGAGATGCCGATCGCGGCGTTTCACGACGCGATGCAGAGCCGCGCCAAGGACTGGCCGCACGGCATGACCGCGACGATGACGCAC from the Rhodopseudomonas palustris genome contains:
- the treY gene encoding malto-oligosyltrehalose synthase, giving the protein MPPAIPTATYRLQLTADFGFDAAAAIVPYLERLGISHVYASPFMKARKGSTHGYDIVDHTQLNPELGGEQGFARLSAALKQHDIGLILDFVPNHVGVHYADNPWWLDVLEWGPASPHAASFDIDWEMLPFRARGGVLLPIIGSSYGKTLEAGEIELRYDAAEGSFSAWYYEHRLPIAPQRYSEILRTIVREAGAENSDAGRAILDLAARYTGLGHPSRKEAPEFKAALQAIPGAAEVIARGLDAYRAGEGRATQIQALHNLLERQHYKLGHWQLASSEINYRRFFDVNTLAGLRVEDAGTFEAIHSRVKKLLADGQLQGLRLDHIDGLRDPAQYFQRLRRLARDAQGAGAPPLYTVIEKILGEGEALHRFAGVHGTTGYEWLNVITRVLLDGRGLKPLDETWRQASNLSPAFDPVLKAAKRRVLETLLLSEFTVLTRLLARIASGHYSTRDFSADNLRQVFELYVLHFPVYRTYLTGNSPTQLDRKLIEDTIAKARADWFGADDGIFEFLKDVLTMDLVKPGRALHSKPRVRRFALKVQQFTGPTMAKSLEDTAFYRYHRLLALNEVGGDPAAPEMPIAAFHDAMQSRAKDWPHGMTATMTHDAKRGEDARARLLSLAEIPGEWASAVGKWKLINAPHLVVDGDMRAPSPAFEYMLYQALIGAWPLSPDPDFTDRFQGFALKAAREGKQETNWLNPNLAYEEGIRLFVDRLLDPNLSGPFLESVDSLHRRLSLLGALNGLSQLTLKATMPGVPDFYQGTEFWDFSLVDPDNRRPVDFDARAAALESLDDKPDWATLTANWSDGRVKLAWTHHLLKLRRDDAALFSDGDYRPLAVKGAHRDHIVAFARTRGSEAMIVVVAKGLAALSDEGRQWPTGDAFDGAIETKGYTVEIGDGETTSGELQLRDLFRHLPVAVHRARLSGSRRAQRG